The Euphorbia lathyris chromosome 2, ddEupLath1.1, whole genome shotgun sequence genome includes a window with the following:
- the LOC136220860 gene encoding COP9 signalosome complex subunit 1, translated as MDADDEIYANGDDDSSRSRPIISSEQLDIEAYGGLYSGRTKITRLLFIADHCDNPTMQLEALRMAYDEIKKGENTQLFREVVLKIDGRLGPNYAVDNAWCETVDRRADQRKERLENELNAYRTNLIKESIRMGYNDFGDFYYSHGALGDAFKSYVRTRDYCTTSKHIIHMCMNAILVSIEMGQFTHVTSYVSKAEQTPEALDPITIAKVRCAAGLAHLEAKKYKLAARKFLEVSPELGNSYTEVIAAQDVATYGGLCALASFERTELKSKVIDNLNFRNFLELVPEVRELIHDFYSSHYASCLDYLGNLKANLMLDIHLHDHVETLYDQIRSKALIQYTHPFVSVDLHMMANAFKTSVAGLEKELEALITDNQIQARIDSHNKILYARHADQRNSTFQRVLQTGNEFDRDVRAMLLRANLIKHEHNLRTSRKL; from the exons ATGGATGCAGACGACGAAATTTATGCGAATGGAGACGACGATTCCAGCCGGAGCAGGCCGATTATTAGCAGCGAACAACTCGATATCGAAGCGTACGGAGGGCTTTACTCGGGGAGGACGAAAATCACCCGGCTTCTTTTCATCGCCGACCACTGTGACAATCCCACTATGCAATTGGAGGCACTACGGATGGCCTACGATGAGATCAAGAAGGGTGAGAACACGCAGCTGTTCCGTGAAGTTGTGCTAAAAATTGATGGGAGACTTGGGCCTAATTACGCGGTGGATAACGCGTGGTGCGAGACCGTGGATCGCAGAGCGGACCAGAGGAAGGAGAGGCTTGAGAACGAACTAAATGCCTACAGA ACGAATTTGATAAAAGAAAGCATAAGAATGGGATACAACGATTTTGGAGACTTTTATTATTCTCATGGTGCTCTTGGAGATGCTTTTAAAAGTTATGTTCGTACCCGTGATTATTGTACTACATCAAAGCACATCATTCATATGTGTATGAATGCAATTCTTGTCAGCATCGAGATGGGTCAATTTACACATGTCACAAGCTATGTTAGCAAAGCAGAGCAAACGCCTGAGGCCCTTGACCCTATAACAATTGCAAAAGTACGTTGTGCTGCTGGATTAGCTCATTTGGAGGCTAAAAAGTACAAGCTTGCTGCCCGAAAG TTCCTGGAAGTATCGCCTGAACTAGGTAATTCATATACTGAAGTAATTGCAGCTCAAGATGTTGCAACATATGGAGGGCTTTGTGCTCTTGCAAGTTTTGAGCGAACTGAACTGAAG AGCAAAGTTATAGATAATCTCAACTTCCGCAATTTCTTGGAGTTAGTACCTGAAGTGAGAGAGTTGATTCATGATTTTTACTCAAG CCATTATGCTTCATGTTTGGATTACCTCGGAAATCTCAAAGCAAACCTAATGCTTGACATTCATTTGCATGATCATGTTGAGACATTGTATGATCAAATCCGTAGTAAAGCCCTCATTCAGTATACACACCCATTTGTGTCTGTTGATTTGCATATGATGGCAAATGCTTTCAAAACAAGCGTTGCAGGGCTGGAGAAAGAACTGGAAGCCTTGATTACCGATAATCAAATACAG GCACGGATTGATTCACACAACAAAATTCTATATGCAAGACATGCTGATCAACGGAATTCCACATTTCAACGGGTTCTACAAACTGGCAATGAATTTGATAGGGATGTTCGGGCAATGCTATTGAGGGCTAATCTCATCAAACATGAACACAATCTTAGGACTTCAAGGAAACTTTAA
- the LOC136220862 gene encoding probable pectin methyltransferase QUA3 yields the protein MGHLNLPASKRNPRQWKLLDLVSAAFFGLVFLFFLLVFTPLGDSLAASGRQALLLSTSDPRQRHRLVELIESGRHPQTIEACPEDAVDHMPCEDPRRNSQLSREMNFYRERHCPPTDETPLCLIPPPKGYKIPVQWPQSLHKIWHSNMPHNKIADRKGHQGWMKEEGEYFAFPGGGTMFPEGAIPYIEKLGQYIPISGGVLRTALDMGCGVASFGGYLLKEGILPLSFAPRDSHKSQIQFALERGIPALVAMLGTRRLPFPAFSFDLVHCSRCLIPFTAYNATYFMEVDRILRPGGYLVISGPPVQWAKQDKEWADLQGVARALCYELIAVDGNTVIWKKPTGDSCLPNQSEFNLELCDETDDPSLAWYFKLKKCVSRMSTVKGELAVRMIPKWPERLTKSPARAMHVKNGIDLFDADTRRWLRRVAYYKNSLNVKLGTPAIRNVMDMNAFFGGFAAALASDPLWVMNVVPAGKLSTLDVIYDRGLIGVYHDWCEPFSTYPRTYDLIHVAHIESLIKSPGSGKNRCSLADLMVEMDRILRPEGTVVIRDSPEVIDKVAHVAHAVRWNAAIHEKEPESHGREKVLIAKKSFWKLPSASH from the exons ATGGGACACCTGAATCTTCCCGCATCAAAGCGAAACCCTAGGCAATGGAAGTTGCTCGACCTCGTCTCCGCTGCATTTTTCGGATTAGTgttccttttctttcttctcgTCTTTACTCCTCTCGGTGATTCTCTTGCCGCCTCCGGACGTCAGGCTCTGCTTCTATCCACGTCGGATCCGCGGCAGCGTCACCGTCTTGTTGAGCTAATCGAGTCCGGCCGTCATCCTCAGACTATCGAGGCTTGCCCTGAGGATGCCGTTGATCATATGCCTTGTGAGGATCCCAGGCGTAATAGTCAGCTCAGTAGAGAAATGAATTTTTATAGAGAGCGTCATTGTCCGCCTACCGATGAGACCCCTCTCTGCTTGATCCCGCCTCCTAAAGGATATAAGATTCCGGTTCAATGGCCCCAGAGCTTACATAAG ATATGGCATTCAAACATGCCGCATAATAAAATTGCTGACAGGAAAGGTCACCAAGGATGGATGAAAGAGGAAGGAGAATACTTCGCTTTTCCTGGTGGTGGCACAATGTTTCCTGAAGGAGCTATACCCTATATTGAAAAACTGGGACAGTATATCCCTATAAGTGGTGGAGTTTTGAGGACTGCCCTTGACATGGGATGCGGG GTTGCTAGTTTCGGAGGATATTTGTTGAAGGAAGGGATTTTACCGCTCTCATTTGCCCCTAGAGATTCACACAAATCACAGATACAGTTTGCCCTGGAAAGAGGAATTCCAGCACTTGTTGCCATGCTTGGCACTCGCAGACTCCCATTTCCTGCTTTCTCATTTGACTTGGTTCACTGCTCTCGATGTCTAATTCCTTTTACAGCCTACA ATGCAACATATTTTATGGAAGTGGATCGCATACTTCGCCCTGGAGGATATTTGGTCATCTCTGGTCCTCCTGTTCAGTGGGCCAAACAAGACAAGGAATGGGCAGATCTCCAGGGTGTAGCAAGAGCATTGTGTTATGAACTGATTGCTGTTGATGGGAACACTGTCATCTGGAAAAAGCCTACTGGAGATTCATGTCTTCCAAACCAAAGTGAATTCAATCTTGAGCTGTGTGATGAAACAGATGATCCGAGTCTTGCCTG gtatttcaaattaaaaaaatgtgtGAGTAGGATGTCTACTGTCAAAGGGGAACTGGCTGTCAGGATGATTCCCAAGTGGCCAGAGAGGCTTACAAAATCTCCTGCAAGAGCCATGCATGTGAAAAATGGGATTGATTTATTTGATGCCGACACACGTCGTTGGTTGAGGAGGGTGGCTTACTATAAAAACTCATTGAATGTGAAGCTAGGAACTCCGGCCATTCGTAATGTCATGGACATGAATGCATTTTTTGGGGGTTTTGCAGCAGCACTTGCATCTGATCCTCTATGGGTAATGAATGTTGTTCCTGCTGGCAAGCTGTCAACTTTGGATGTGATTTATGACCGTGGCCTTATTGGAGTATACCATGATTG GTGTGAGCCTTTCTCAACATATCCCCGTACTTATGATCTCATTCATGTAGCTCATATCGAATCACTGATTAAAAGTCCTGGCTCAGGCAAGAACAG GTGTAGCCTTGCTGATTTAATGGTGGAGATGGATAGAATACTACGTCCTGAAGGAACAGTTGTGATTCGCGATTCTCCTGAAGTTATAGATAAAGTGGCTCATGTAGCTCATGCTGTAAGGTGGAATGCTGCTATACATGAGAAGGAACCTGAGTCACACGGAAGAGAAAAGGTTCTCATCGCAAAGAAAAGCTTCTGGAAACTTCCTTCAGCATCCCACTGA